The genomic stretch TGAGCGGGTTGTGATTGACTTAACTGAAGCTCACGTATGGGACGATTCTGGTGCGGCCGCACTTGATAAGATTGTTGCGAAGTTTAAGGAACAAGGCATTGAAGCTGAGTTAAAAGGTTTGAATAAAGCGAGTAAATCTCTAATGAAACAGATGGCATAAAATAGAGAAGCCCAGATGAATGAGATCTGGGCTTTTTTATATAACATACACTTAAGCAGCATTGATATAATAGAGAGAAGAGAAATTTTAAATAGGGGACTTGCATATGATGCTTCAGAAGCTGAACCGTGTATTGGGGAGAGTGATGCCGCTGTTAACGCCGACTAGTGTGGTGCTGGGCGTGCTGCTGTCTCAGTTTTTAAATGGGTATGAATGGGCTGTGCCTTGGATCTTTGCTTTTATTACGTTTGCAGGCAGTTTGAGCGCGAACTTTCAATCTTTGAGACATGCATTGTCTCATCCTCTCCCTATGATTCTTGCACTATTCGTTCTTCATATTTTCATGCCGCTTTTTGCTTGGGGCAGCGGCCATCTTATATTTAAAGGTGATCCTTTGACGATTACCGGTTTAACATTGGCTGTTGTGATTCCTACGGGGATTACAAGCTTGATTTGGGCAGCGATGTACAAAGGGAATGTCGGTTTGACACTTTCGATTATTTTAGTTGATACTGTGCTGTCACCGCTAATCGTACCGCTGAGTCTTTCATTGCTGGCCGGCGCTCAGGTTCACATGGATGTGTGGGGAATGATGAAAGGTCTGATTGTAATGGTCGTGATTCCTTCTTTTTTGGGCATGCTGTTTAATCAGATGTCATCTCCAGAAAGAACTGCGTTTGTGAGCAGTGCGCTGTCGCCTTTTTCAAAGCTTTGCTTGATGGCAGTGATTGCGATTAACAGTTCAGCGATTGCTCCTTATTTCAAATCCATTGATTTGAGATTTGCAGGAATAGCTGTAACGGTATTCTTTATCGCGTTAACAGGTTATGCCGCTGCTTGGCTGATCGGAAAAATGATGAAAAGGCGGCAAGAGGAAATAGTCTCTCTTATATTTACGGGAGGCATGAGGAATATTAGTGCCGGCGCAGTTCTTGCCGTTACGTTCTTCCCGTCTCAGGTTGCCGTTCCTGTTGTGATCGGCATGCTGTTTCAGCAGATATTGGCTGCTTTGTTTGGCTATATGCTGAATCGTTTTGAATTAAAACCAATGTTGCAGAAGGCATAAAAAAACCGCTCATAGGGTTGAGCGGTTTTTTCCGTATAGCCATTCGAGCGCGTTGATGAACTGTTTGCAGAAATACTTGTGGTGGTGCACCGCTCCTTTTTCAATTGAAAGACACAACTGGTCTTCAGTGAAGCCTTTTTCTTTTAGACTTTGATGAACTTGCTTTGTTTTTTTCAGCATATGTCGCTGAATGGATTGTTTTTCACGGCCTTCTTCACTCCCGATAGACATGAAAACACGTGCAGTGCCGGGCTTTAAAGAAGATATATGAATGGTTTCCGCTGCGTTCTCGTACCAGTATGAACCTGATATAGAGCCTATTTTCCCGAACATTGACGGATATTTTAATATGGCGAACATTGAGATGAGGCCGCCTAATGAGGCACCGATCATTCCTCTTGACTGCGGTTCCCTGGTGACGTTCCAGTTTTCTTCGATTAGCGGAATGAACTGGTTCGTTATATCAGACAGATAGTGATATCCCATTCCGCCGAAGTCCGTGAACCGATCACTGAGTGATGCAGCCGGCCATGGGGTGTATTCATCAAGCCGGTTTTCGGGTTCGATACCGATCAGCACGAGTTCAGGGAGCCTTTGCTGTTGAAAGGCGCTTTCTAGTAATTCGATTTGGTTTTGGAACAAAGAACTGCCATCCTGCACGTAAACAGCAGGAAATCCCCCGCTGTCTGTGCTGTAGGAAGGAGGGAGGTACAGCGTGAACCTCCTGTTGCCGGCTTTGTGTTCTGAAAGAGATCCTTTCAAGCATTCTCCCCCTTTTTTTGCTTGAAAAGCAGATATAAGAAATAAGGAACTCCGAGGATCGCCAAAATGATGCCTGCGGGCACTTCTGCGGGCTGAAAAAACAGTTTTCCGGCAAAGTCTGCGCTTATCACAAGAAGCATCCCGATTAAACCGCTCAGTGGCAGGATATAGCGATGTTCGACGCCAGCCAGTCTCCGTGAGATATGGGGAGCAATTAAGCCGACAAACGCCATACTTCCCGCTACGGAGACACAGGCGCTGATGATTGCTACACAGGCAACGAGAAGGATGGTTTTTTCTTTATTTGATGAAATACCGAGGCTTCTGACTGTGTCTTCATCAAAACGAATGGTGTCGAGCAGGCGGGATTTGCCGATAAGAATCGGTATAAACAGCAGCATCCATGGGAGTACAGCTGTAATATACGTCCAGTTGGCAGACCAGATGCTTCCGTTTTTCCACACCATGGCCATTTGATAGTCTTGCGGGTCCATTTTTAAAGATAAAAACAAAGACAGGGCGCTGAATCCTGAATTGATCGCAATCCCTACCAAAATAATTCTTCCTGAATCTAAATTGCCTCTGTGCCATGCAAATATGTAAATCAGGATCGCCGCGATGAGCCCGCCTATCAATCCAAAGAGCGGCATTCCCATCGCTGCAGCTATGGATGTCACTTCCTTCTGGCCTTGGAATAAGAGCATAAACGCTACAATGCCAGCTCCTGCCCCTGCGTTGATTCCGAGAATTCCAGGGTCAGCAAGCCCGTTTCTCGTGATGGCCTGGATAACAGCGCCTGCAATGCCAAGACCGAGTCCAATAATAGCAGCCATGACAACCCGCGGCAGTCTTAAATCGAACAGCAAAATTTCATACTGCGGATTCGGGTCGATTTGAAAAAGAGTGGAGAGCAGCTCAGCAGGACGAACAGAAAATGATCCGCTCGTTAAGCTGAAATAGCTGACAACAAGAATCAAAGCGATGAACAATGCATATTTTTTAGCCATTTTGCTCCCCTCCTTTTCGTTTAATTAAATAAAGGAAGAAAGGTACGCCGATAATGGATGTTACGACCTCAATCGGTGTTTCAAACGGATAGTTGATAAATCTGCTTGCGAGATCACACAGGGTTAAAAAGATTCCGCCCAAAATACAGGAACACGGAATCAGCCTGCTGTAATCAGAGCCGACGAGAAATCTCGTGATATGCGGAACAACCAACCCGACAAACGCAATTTTTCCGGCCAGCGCTACGGCACTGCCGGTTAGAATGATGACGGAAAGCATCGCCATGATTTTAATGGTTTTTTTCTTTTGCCCCAGGCTTTTAGAAATGTCGTCCCCTAATGATACAGCGGTTACCTTTTTGCTGAGAGAAATGGCCATTATAATGCCAATCAGGAAAAACGGAGCGGCAAGCTTCAGGAAATCTGGACTCATTTGATGAAGTCTGGCACTGTACCAGAAACTGAGATCCTGAGAAATTTGAAAATAAATCGACATGGCCGCTGATAAGCTGCTGAGCAGCATGCTTGTGACTGTGCCGATGATGGCGAGCTGCACGGGGGTAAATCCGTTTGGCATCATGGCGGCAAGGCCGAATACTAACACCGCTCCTAACGCTGAGCCGATAAAAGAGTATATCATCATTTCAATCGAAGATGATTGCGGGAGCAGAACCATGCAAAGCGTAATGATAAACGCTGAACCATCTGAAACACCCATAATGGATGGCGAAGCTAAATAATTGCGCGTAATGCCCTGCATAAGCGCTCCAGAAACAGCAAGGGCTGCCCCTATGAGCAGAGCGCCGGCAGCCCTTGGAATCCGGGAATGCCATATAATTTGATGGTCTGTGTTTCCCGGATCGAAATGAATAAGAGATGTAAAAACAATATCTGTGCTGAGATGCTTTGCCCCATAAAGGATTGAAAGCAAAAGTGACAGCGCTATAGCAAATGGAGAAGTAATCAATATGATACGTGTCCACTGTTTTGAATACATACAAAAACCTACTCTGAATTAGTTTTGTGTCAATTTTTCAGCAGCCGCTTTCAGGAAACGGACTTTGCTCCAAGCTGTGCCGCCTTGTGCGAGAGGGTCCACTGAGTTGACATACACATGGTCTTCTTTGACTGCTTTAAGGCTTTTCCAGATTGGATTTTTCTCTAAATCTTTTAAGGCATCAGGTTTGTCTGCATTTTCATCATCAGAAAATTGGACGAAAATATGGTCCGGGTTCATTTCACTTAATTTTTCTAATGAACTCAGCTCTTGCGCTTTTGCAGCCTTTACTTCGTTCGGCGCCTTAAGGCCTAAATCACCGTATAGTGTGGAGTTGAAATACACCTGTTCAGGGTAAATGTAAATGTTGCCTTGTCTGATTCTGATGACAAGCGCTTTTGAATCTTTCGCTTTATCGTTGATTTTTGTTTTTATTTCTTTTAGATCCTGTTCATAGTCTGCAATAATTTTCTTTGCTTTTTTCTCTTTTCCAGTCAGCTGGGCAAGAAGCATCATGTTTTCCTTCCAGTTTGAAGAGATATGAGAAACTGGGATCGTCGTGCCTGCTGTGCTGATTTTTTGCAGCGTTTTTTCCGGAAACTTTGTTGAAGCAAGGATAACATCTGGCTTCATTTCAAGAATCTTTTCAATATTTGGCTCCATTTTTTCTCCGGTTGGTTCGGCTTTATCAGTGATGTCTTTGAACATATCAGGGAATTTGCCGGAGAATGAAATTGCGCCTTGCGGATGAACGTCAAGCAATTTCGCGTCTTCCATTGATTCAACGCTTCCCGTAATGGCAATTTTGTCTGTCGGTACAGTTACTTCATATGTTTTATCAAGGTATTCAATTTTCTTCTTCTCAGATGCTGTGCCGCTTGCCTTGCTGGCAGTTGATTCATTTTTGCTGCCGCAAGCTGCCGCCGTCAGCGCGAGAAGTAAGATTAATAAGGTAAGAGATATCTTTTTCATCTATAGAGCCTCCTGTTCAATTGATAACTATTATCAATTGGAATTATAGAGAATGAACAGATATAACACCATGGACAAATTCCTGATTTATCATGGACAATCTCCGGATAGTAAAGAAACAGTTTGCTGAACGATGCGTTCGTGCCCGCAAGCTGAGTATTCATTCCACGGGTCAAGGGATAGAAGATAAACACGGTTATCTCGTACCGCGCTTAGGTTTTGCCATGCTTCTGTCTGCTGTAATTGCTGGTAGTAAGCTATGGTCTCCGGCTCTTTAAAAAGAAAAAGCATCATACAGTCAGCTTGGTAATTTGCGATATTTTCTAACGAAATCGCTTGTTCTGAAGGTGTGTCAGCCGTTGTTGCCGAGCTGAATCCTAA from Bacillus subtilis subsp. subtilis str. 168 encodes the following:
- the ybaS gene encoding putative sodium dependent transporter (Evidence 3: Putative function from multiple computational evidences; PubMedId: 15849754, 16850406; Product type t: transporter), yielding MPLLTPTSVVLGVLLSQFLNGYEWAVPWIFAFITFAGSLSANFQSLRHALSHPLPMILALFVLHIFMPLFAWGSGHLIFKGDPLTITGLTLAVVIPTGITSLIWAAMYKGNVGLTLSIILVDTVLSPLIVPLSLSLLAGAQVHMDVWGMMKGLIVMVVIPSFLGMLFNQMSSPERTAFVSSALSPFSKLCLMAVIAINSSAIAPYFKSIDLRFAGIAVTVFFIALTGYAAAWLIGKMMKRRQEEIVSLIFTGGMRNISAGAVLAVTFFPSQVAVPVVIGMLFQQILAALFGYMLNRFELKPMLQKA
- the eesA gene encoding iron-chelator (enterobactin family) esterase (Evidence 1a: Function from experimental evidences in the studied strain; PubMedId: 12354229, 2974033, 17725565, 22210890, 28283524; Product type e: enzyme); this encodes MKGSLSEHKAGNRRFTLYLPPSYSTDSGGFPAVYVQDGSSLFQNQIELLESAFQQQRLPELVLIGIEPENRLDEYTPWPAASLSDRFTDFGGMGYHYLSDITNQFIPLIEENWNVTREPQSRGMIGASLGGLISMFAILKYPSMFGKIGSISGSYWYENAAETIHISSLKPGTARVFMSIGSEEGREKQSIQRHMLKKTKQVHQSLKEKGFTEDQLCLSIEKGAVHHHKYFCKQFINALEWLYGKNRSTL
- the feuC gene encoding iron-uptake protein (Evidence 1c: Function from experimental evidences in the studied genus; PubMedId: 2651410, 15849754, 16850406, 27375568; Product type t: transporter) codes for the protein MAKKYALFIALILVVSYFSLTSGSFSVRPAELLSTLFQIDPNPQYEILLFDLRLPRVVMAAIIGLGLGIAGAVIQAITRNGLADPGILGINAGAGAGIVAFMLLFQGQKEVTSIAAAMGMPLFGLIGGLIAAILIYIFAWHRGNLDSGRIILVGIAINSGFSALSLFLSLKMDPQDYQMAMVWKNGSIWSANWTYITAVLPWMLLFIPILIGKSRLLDTIRFDEDTVRSLGISSNKEKTILLVACVAIISACVSVAGSMAFVGLIAPHISRRLAGVEHRYILPLSGLIGMLLVISADFAGKLFFQPAEVPAGIILAILGVPYFLYLLFKQKKGENA
- the feuB gene encoding ferri-bacillibactin permease (Evidence 2a: Function from experimental evidences in other organisms; PubMedId: 2651410, 15849754, 16850406, 17725565; Product type t: transporter), with translation MYSKQWTRIILITSPFAIALSLLLSILYGAKHLSTDIVFTSLIHFDPGNTDHQIIWHSRIPRAAGALLIGAALAVSGALMQGITRNYLASPSIMGVSDGSAFIITLCMVLLPQSSSIEMMIYSFIGSALGAVLVFGLAAMMPNGFTPVQLAIIGTVTSMLLSSLSAAMSIYFQISQDLSFWYSARLHQMSPDFLKLAAPFFLIGIIMAISLSKKVTAVSLGDDISKSLGQKKKTIKIMAMLSVIILTGSAVALAGKIAFVGLVVPHITRFLVGSDYSRLIPCSCILGGIFLTLCDLASRFINYPFETPIEVVTSIIGVPFFLYLIKRKGGEQNG
- the feuA gene encoding ferri-bacillibactin-binding lipoprotein (Evidence 1a: Function from experimental evidences in the studied strain; PubMedId: 8388528, 16889643, 17725565, 21802011, 22303020, 25355936; Product type lp : lipoprotein) — translated: MKKISLTLLILLLALTAAACGSKNESTASKASGTASEKKKIEYLDKTYEVTVPTDKIAITGSVESMEDAKLLDVHPQGAISFSGKFPDMFKDITDKAEPTGEKMEPNIEKILEMKPDVILASTKFPEKTLQKISTAGTTIPVSHISSNWKENMMLLAQLTGKEKKAKKIIADYEQDLKEIKTKINDKAKDSKALVIRIRQGNIYIYPEQVYFNSTLYGDLGLKAPNEVKAAKAQELSSLEKLSEMNPDHIFVQFSDDENADKPDALKDLEKNPIWKSLKAVKEDHVYVNSVDPLAQGGTAWSKVRFLKAAAEKLTQN